One genomic segment of Candidatus Nitrosocosmicus arcticus includes these proteins:
- a CDS encoding zinc ribbon domain-containing protein: protein MNKAYSMVAAFSLVMGSILLLPVLNIAYAQYSGQPGSATLEEQLTLAKEKITNAQQQGAYGSGTAMFGTNLDNTVLMIIIITVIIGGVAAAFFIAGGSTKKKKTLVVGADGTSTSGKFCTNCGTQVGDGQKFCGNCGTKA, encoded by the coding sequence ATGAACAAGGCATACTCAATGGTAGCGGCTTTTTCATTGGTAATGGGTTCTATACTATTATTACCAGTATTAAATATTGCATATGCTCAATATAGCGGTCAACCGGGTTCCGCAACTTTGGAAGAACAACTTACCTTGGCTAAAGAGAAAATTACTAATGCTCAACAGCAAGGTGCATATGGTTCTGGTACTGCAATGTTTGGAACTAATTTGGATAACACAGTATTGATGATAATTATAATAACTGTAATTATTGGTGGAGTTGCTGCTGCATTCTTTATTGCAGGCGGAAGTACTAAGAAGAAGAAAACATTGGTCGTAGGAGCTGATGGTACTTCTACCAGCGGCAAATTCTGCACAAACTGTGGTACCCAAGTAGGCGACGGACAAAAGTTCTGCGGAAACTGTGGAACCAAAGCCTAA
- a CDS encoding KEOPS complex subunit Pcc1 → MQKDPDICIDTKIVIECKEEKEVQTIFKTLNPDNKEFPEGLKMEVQTNRTQFLLKVGFRGNRGRKNNINTLINTIEEIMEHVAIIRDVTKID, encoded by the coding sequence ATGCAAAAAGATCCTGATATTTGTATTGATACAAAAATAGTGATAGAATGTAAAGAAGAAAAGGAGGTACAAACCATTTTTAAAACTCTAAATCCTGATAATAAAGAATTTCCCGAGGGACTAAAAATGGAAGTACAAACAAACAGAACACAGTTTTTGCTGAAAGTTGGATTCAGAGGTAATAGGGGAAGGAAAAATAATATTAACACGCTTATAAACACAATTGAAGAGATTATGGAACATGTTGCAATTATCAGAGATGTGACTAAAATTGATTGA
- the serS gene encoding serine--tRNA ligase, giving the protein MIDPKMIKENQGLVKEMLANRNMDFPLDILFNADKIRRDLIVALQRVKHQKNTLSTDIATRKKKNEDASIKIDEMGKIGTEIERLEEESKRNEELFLKYIRSLPNFFHDTVPLGKDENDNKIAREYQGRLKLLKKPTEEGIETSGIGIKAYEEPPGIFQMKNHIDLANGLGLIDLERAGKISGSRFYILKNEMVKLSMALSNFAIDYLIKEGYTVVQPPFMIRREAMEGAVILSDFEETIYKIENEDLYMIGTSEHPLASMHMNEILNGKNLPIRYGGSSTCFRKEAGAHGKDMKGLFRVHQFDKVEQFVFCKPEDSWKEHERLLQVTEKFYEILEIPFRTIILCSGDLGKVSAKTYDIEAWFPAQNSYREICSCSNCTDYQARSLRIRYRDNPNDETSLVHTLNSTLVAIQRTLVAILENYQTSKGTIIVPQALKKYMGDMDEIG; this is encoded by the coding sequence TTGATTGATCCAAAGATGATAAAAGAAAATCAAGGATTAGTAAAAGAAATGCTAGCTAACAGAAATATGGATTTTCCCCTGGACATACTTTTTAATGCAGACAAAATAAGACGGGATTTGATAGTTGCATTACAACGTGTAAAGCATCAGAAAAACACACTGTCTACGGATATAGCAACAAGAAAGAAGAAAAATGAAGATGCTTCCATAAAAATCGATGAAATGGGTAAGATTGGTACGGAAATAGAAAGATTGGAAGAAGAAAGCAAAAGAAATGAAGAATTATTCTTGAAATACATCCGCAGCTTACCCAATTTCTTTCATGATACTGTACCGTTAGGCAAAGATGAAAATGATAATAAAATAGCAAGAGAATACCAGGGTAGGCTAAAGTTATTAAAAAAACCTACCGAAGAAGGAATTGAAACATCAGGGATTGGAATTAAGGCCTATGAGGAACCTCCAGGGATTTTTCAAATGAAAAACCATATAGACCTTGCGAATGGACTAGGTCTAATCGATTTAGAACGAGCAGGAAAAATTTCAGGATCTCGCTTTTATATTTTAAAAAATGAAATGGTCAAGCTAAGCATGGCACTATCTAATTTTGCAATAGACTATTTGATTAAAGAAGGATATACAGTAGTGCAACCTCCTTTCATGATTAGAAGAGAAGCAATGGAAGGAGCAGTCATATTGAGCGATTTTGAAGAAACCATTTACAAGATAGAAAATGAAGACTTGTATATGATAGGCACCTCCGAACATCCTTTAGCATCGATGCACATGAATGAAATTCTGAATGGGAAAAATCTCCCCATCCGATATGGAGGGAGTAGTACATGCTTTAGAAAGGAGGCAGGTGCACACGGTAAAGATATGAAAGGGCTTTTCAGGGTACATCAATTTGATAAGGTAGAACAATTCGTCTTTTGCAAACCCGAGGACTCTTGGAAGGAGCATGAAAGACTTTTGCAAGTTACTGAAAAATTTTATGAAATTCTAGAGATTCCTTTTAGGACAATAATTTTGTGCTCTGGAGATCTTGGAAAGGTGTCTGCAAAGACTTACGATATAGAAGCTTGGTTTCCTGCTCAAAATTCCTATAGAGAGATATGCTCATGTTCAAATTGCACTGATTATCAAGCAAGAAGTTTAAGGATAAGGTATAGAGACAATCCTAACGATGAAACATCCTTGGTTCATACATTGAATAGTACCCTTGTGGCAATTCAGAGAACCCTGGTCGCCATACTAGAAAATTATCAGACTAGCAAGGGGACAATCATAGTTCCGCAGGCTTTGAAAAAATACATGGGTGATATGGATGAAATAGGCTAA
- a CDS encoding 30S ribosomal protein S15 gives MARTHAHTHGKSHSIRPTSKNAPSWAIDSQEIIKKIVEFGKDGMTASEIGLRLRDEFAVPLVKPIIGKTITQIMEENDIQRSMPEDLERLVRKALGLQKHLNVHNSDKRNVRSLELIESKIHRLSRYYKKTGKVTQSWKYAAVIAKLQ, from the coding sequence ATGGCGCGAACTCATGCCCACACACATGGAAAATCACATTCAATTAGACCAACTTCTAAAAATGCACCCTCATGGGCCATTGATAGTCAAGAAATTATAAAAAAAATTGTAGAGTTTGGGAAGGACGGAATGACCGCTAGTGAAATTGGTTTAAGATTAAGAGATGAATTTGCAGTCCCGTTAGTTAAACCAATTATTGGAAAAACCATTACTCAGATTATGGAGGAAAATGATATCCAGAGATCAATGCCTGAGGATCTAGAAAGGCTTGTTCGCAAGGCCTTAGGATTACAAAAACATTTGAATGTCCACAACAGTGATAAAAGAAATGTCAGGTCATTGGAGTTGATAGAATCTAAAATACATAGGCTATCTAGATATTATAAAAAAACAGGTAAAGTAACTCAATCTTGGAAATACGCAGCAGTAATCGCCAAATTACAATAG
- a CDS encoding cupredoxin domain-containing protein, with product MEKVKKQSQIGGISIISFVVIVTISLAYYQFVYTPAINAKPEVSEEILNPSGITEISIVEGSSLPANPNFFVPKEIRTSLGVSNKVVWTNDDVTAHTVTTDNDYEDPINGRFDSLASIGLIPPKGTFEFTFTQRGEYLYHCEPHPWMTGQVSVEPSFG from the coding sequence TTGGAAAAAGTAAAAAAACAGTCCCAAATTGGCGGGATTAGTATTATTTCTTTTGTAGTAATAGTCACCATTAGCTTAGCATACTATCAATTCGTTTATACTCCAGCAATAAATGCAAAACCTGAAGTATCCGAGGAAATCTTGAATCCATCTGGAATTACTGAAATTTCAATAGTTGAAGGTTCTTCGCTACCTGCAAATCCAAATTTCTTTGTTCCCAAAGAAATAAGGACATCATTAGGGGTCTCTAATAAGGTGGTTTGGACAAATGATGATGTTACTGCACATACCGTAACGACTGATAATGACTATGAAGACCCTATCAATGGGCGATTTGATTCTCTGGCTTCTATAGGCCTGATCCCTCCTAAAGGTACATTTGAATTTACTTTTACCCAACGGGGTGAATACCTATACCACTGTGAACCTCATCCTTGGATGACTGGGCAGGTATCAGTTGAACCTAGCTTTGGATAA